The Crateriforma spongiae sequence CGCGTCGCCCAAATGCCATTTCCCAAACGCAGCGGTCGCGTAGCCGATCGGTTTCAGCAATTCGGCAATGGTGATTTCGCTTTGTGGCAAGCCCACATGCTGGTACCAATCGGGATACTCCGGGCGGTCATTGGGGCATACCGGCAAACCGTTTCTTTGCGGATATCGTCCGGTCAAGACGGCAGCACGACTTGGCGAACAAACGCTGCAAGCGGAAAGATAATTGGTGAAACGAATCCCGTCAGCCGCCAAACGGTTGATGTTCGGCGTTTTGATTCCCGGATCTTGCGCGTCGTAGCACTCCAGGTCGTTGTAGCCCAGGTCGTCCACATAGATCAGCAAGATGTTGGGCGACGGTTCGTCCGCTGTTGCCCCGCGGATCACCAAGATCGACCACAACGTCAGTGCGACAAGAGCGAGGGAAGATTTCATTCGTTGCAAGCGAAAACGTTTTAGGGCCGGGATCAAATCGTCTGCTCCTACGGTGTATTGGATTCGATGACGAGGCAATCAAGACCAAAGAAGGTGCCGGGATCCTTGGAATCCGGATTGGATCCCGTCACTTTGATACGAATGGTGACGTGATCATCGTGCGGGGTGAACGTTCCCAACGTGACAGGTCCGGTGACGCCCACATCGGCGGAATAGGTGTCTAAAGAAATCCCGGTGGGTTTTCCGTCGACGGTGAATTCCAAAATCCCATAGTCGAAACTGGTCGTGGCATGGACGGTGATCGTGACGGGATTTGTGCCAGAGGTGGGGACCTGCAAATCGACATAGTCACCGATTGATGTATCGCGGACGAAAAGGTGACGGCCACCGCTCCATCGATCCTGTCCGTAACGTCCCAGGTTTTGATTGCGAATCACCTTCACACCGCTGCGGTTTGCCACTGCTTTTAAAGTTTCACATTCGATCGCATGGTCAAAATGTGACGTCGGCGGTGGCGTTTGGCGTGATGCGGATGCATTGGAAACTGACGGAACCACCCAGCGTTGGGTTGCGTCTTGTGGAGTCGGTTTGCGATTGCAGGTCGTGTCGGCAAAGCCATACCAATACGTGCCCGCTGCATAGCCCATGTCACAGTCCGACCAAGACCAGACTTCCATATCCAACTTTAGCAAATCGGAAAACGGCATCGTGTCCAGAACGCGTGTGCGAGTCTCCGTACTATAGCCCAGCGTGTTTCTTTCGTCCGCGTTGGTCTTACGGTTCTGTTTGTTGTACTGGTGACAGAACGGTTGGGCATGAAACGGATGCTCGTAAAAATCGGTACTGCGTCCACCCCACGAATATCCGTAATAGTCTTCGGTCCCGGTTCCGAAGATCGACGGAAAGGATTCGCCATCGACGAAGATCTTTTCGTCGCCTTCGCCCCACCATCGTTCGACCGGGTTCATGACCGTCAGTGTGTCACCGACGTAAACGCCGCGACCCTTCAACGTGATATAGTTCCAATCCGAACGCGGAAGGGTGGGCACCGGATACTGGCCACGCCAATTTGCGTGGAAATACATCGATCGTTGATCCCAAGTCCACGGTCCTGTCTTGATCTCCAGATCGGCGACCACATCTTTGCTGCCTAGATTGACCAGGGAAACTGTGCCATTGGTTTGATATGGCATCACCCAACGACACGTCATCGTTCCATCTTCGGCGACAGTACGGTACCAACCATCGAACGCGTTCAAGCCGATGCCCGAACCAAAGAATTCACCGATCGGGCACCAGATGGTCTGTTTGCCGTCGAAATCCATTTTCAGAACAACATCGCGTGTGACCATGGGGTCGCCAAAGTCGGCCAGTTTGACGGAAAGTTCGCGCACGGCGGCGGCGCCGGACGGCAGGTCGTACTTCATCTGTTCGCCGCCACCCAATCGCGTATGAAAACGCTGACGTTCCGTTGCGCCGGTGGTCGCCGGATTCAATAAAGATTGACCGACGTGTTGGGTGATGTTTCCGGCGGCCCGGAAATCGTCGATCGTGAATGTTTTGACGGGCGTGTCTTCGTCGTATTCACGAAAAGTGAATTGGAAGAAGAATGGCATCTCCGACACCGTGACTTTGCATGATTTAGCGTACGGTATCGGGAAAAAATTCACGGCCGAACGCAACGACGGATGAGCGAAGGGGTAGGGGAACATTCCACTGCCGTCAAACATGCCCAGCATGTTGCCTTCGAGTGTTGGTTCGTCGGCGCCATCCAGATAGATCCGCATGATCAGATCGGTGCCACCGTTTTTCTGATTCTGCCAAGGCATCCATGTCCGCACGATCGCACCGGGGCCATCGTGATCCATCAGCACCCATTCCTTGTTGCCATTGATCACTTCGGTGCGAATGAAATTCTTGCCGTTGGGAGGACGGTTGAAATCGCCGTTGGCGAACCAGCCCTCGGGATCGTCGGGTGTTATGGATTCTCGGTTGTAACTGCTGTGTTGTCGAAGCCGAAAATTCTTGACCGGGAACCGTGCAATCCCATCGCGATCGACCATGTCCTTGAGCAGGGTTTCGATGGTGACGACCGAATCAGCAGACCGATGTTTGCTTGACGTCTGCTTGGGGCTATGCGGATCAACCTGTTGAGAAATTGAATCGTCCGCTGCATCACATACCGAGGAGCATTCCGAAACGATGGCACCAGCAAAAAACAAAATCATCGCTGTCCAAAAAACACTGCGGTTGACGCCACGATCGTCGGGCGAAGTCACCGTCAACGCAGGACCGTAGGGCGACCGGCGAGATCGCCATGTCTTCGGCCGGCGGAGGCTGTGGAATCGCGGTGCGTCCATGTGATGAGCCATTGTCGAAAAGCTACGCATGTTTCACTCGCAAAGTCTGTCCATTGTCGATGTTCAAGCCGCCGGGAAACGTTGCGACCAGACGGTTACCGTCGGTCTTGAACACCGCGGGGATTGTTCGCCCGTCCAAAGTCGCGGTTGCCTGGCCCGATTTGGTTCCGGGGGCAAGATCGAGTGTCAGCTGTTGCAACTGGAGTTTGCCGTAACGCAGTTCGATGGAATTTTCCTGCCGAACGTCTTTGACGGTTTGCGTGAACTGGCCCCAGCCTTCAGCCGTGGTGAATGCGGCACGAAAATCTTCATGTTGCATTTTCGGTCCGAAAGCCAGTCGGCCTGACGGTCCATCATATTGGTAACCACAAACCGCCATGAACGCGCTGTAACTGGACATGGCGCGGGCATAGTGGTCGCTGCACTCGATTTCGTTGTACGGATTGCGGTCTTGGGGTTGATACCGGTCGTAGATGGCCTTTCCGATGGCTAAACCCTTTTCCAACATGCCTTCCCATATCATGTGGGCGGCGACCTGCCATTCGAAGCCCGTCATGCACTCGTTGAGGTAGCCCGCATAGTTTTTCTTGCCGCTTTTGGCTTCGATCTTTCCGTAGGGAAACGAGCACATGATCAATCCCGCGTTGCCTTCGACGGCGTACCATCGACCAGCGGTCATGACTTTGCGGTAATCGCCGACGTTGGGCGAAAAGTTGTACGTCCACAATGATTCCAGGGCGCGACGCGTTTTGTCTTGCGGCAGCACGGGATCAAGGCCAACGTTCCTGAGCCAAAATTCGCCCAGCACCTGGTCGATGTGGCAACCGTTGACCGATCCATGCTTCTCATCTTCGCCGGGGCCCGGATTGTGAACGAAGTACCCGAAGTCCTCATTCCACAGCATGTCGACCATCGCCGGCGCACCCTTTGCCACGATTCGTTCATAACGATCGGCGACGGCGGGCTGGTTCATTTGCCGCGCCATGACCGCGGATGCCTTCAAGGAAGCGTGGTACAGATTGATCAACCAATGGACTTGGCCGAACCAGGGTTCATCCAACGTGTTGTGTTGGGCGCCTGCCAGCAATCCGGTTTCGTCCTTGTCCCATTTGCGGATCACATGTTCCATGGATTGGCGTGTGCGGTCCCAAATGCTTTCCAAAAACCGGTCGTCGGTTGTCATTTGGCTTTCGCGCAAGACACGCAGAATGGTGCCGCACTGGCCATCGATGGCGTCACGAAACTCTCCGATGCTGTGCCGGAAATTGATGGCACCGTCGCTGGCACGGAATCCTTTTCCGTACTCCACTTTTTCACGGCATTCGCGTTCAATGACCGGGAAGATGCGAGCCAATCCTTGCGCGTATTGCCAAACGTGGGTGCAGTTGCCCGGACAGCAATTGACCCCTTCGTCCAAGTTGTACATGCCATCTTGCAAAGCCAGACGCTCGGCGACCTGCGTCTGCATGCAGTTCAGTGGGATCAGGGTTCGCTCCAAGAACCAATAGGGCAGTGTGGAGTCGTACCAAGTGTCCGTCCAAGTCTGGGAGGTGTCGGTCAATTCCGCCTGTCGCACGGCGACGCTGGCAGCCGAATCGACTGGTGTCGGCCAACGCGTGGAGTACTCGTTGATGTCAGGTTCACCAGGGCTCCGGCCAAACTTGGTGACATACCTCGCATTGGGGAAACGCCATGAAACCGTGAAGGTGACGACGGCATGTTCGCCGGGGGCAAGCTTCGTGGTCCTTCCCAGCGACGCAAACGCTCGTTCACGCAGCGGGCGTTGGAAGGTGTCGCCATCGGAGACCTTGGAATTCGTCCGAGTGAACAGATCGTTCGAGCCGGTGGCGGAGCGTTGAATGTCCACAAATTCTGCCGGTTCGTTGCCCAGCAATCCTAGTGCGATCGATCCAAAGTCGGTCGCACGTTCCAAGGGCGTCTCGGAGTTCCCGCTTGCCGGTTTGGTCGAAAAGACGATCTGGTCGATGTCGATGTGTCCCCATCCGCCGGATGCCGCATCGACGATTTCCAGATGTGCGGTCTTGCCCGCCCATTCTTCCACGTCCCAACTGGCCCATGTCATCGCATCGGATCGATTGCCCGAAGCCGATCGCACCTTTTGTCCGTCGACCCACAGGTGCATTCCCAAAGACTTGGTGTTGTTGCCGCCGCCGATCAAGAAATTGATAAACGGTTTTTGAATCGTGAAATTGGGTGACGTCAGTTTTCCTTGCGGTTTGTCTGATCCGGTCCACGAATTCACCAAGCCCTTTCCGTCAAAGCCGGACAATTTTTGAATGGTGCGCGGACCGGTTGCCGGGCGGTCACCAAAGGCGTCTCCTTCGACTTTCCAATCGCCATAGTCGCCGCCTTCAAAATCAGCGAAGACGTCAGCTTGTTCTTCGGCTCCATCATCTGAAATGGAACCGGCCCAGCATTCGACTGCTGACAAACCGTCTCGCTCAGTGAACCGACTGAACCGGCGTCCTTGACGTCCTTTTCCGCTGCGAAAGTTCGAGAGGTTTTCGATCCAGCCGGCGATGGAGACTTCTTGATCTGTTCCGGACAGATTGCTTAGCGAGTACCGCATCACGATGACGGGAAAGCTGGAATCATCGCGATTCAACGGAATGTATGGCGTGTACGCGTCCAATTCGACTTTGATCGGACATGCGTTGTCGGCATAGGTGACGTTGGCCATCGGATAGCGGTTGGTGAAGACCACGTCTTCGAAACCATTGGAATCCAACGTGAACGTTGTCGCTGAATTGTCGGAGCGAACTTCGATGGCAAACCCTTGGTCCATCGGCGATTGGAACGTGTCCGGTTCGGTAAAGCGTGGCCCGGCGCCAATCTGTTTACGGTCGCGATGGCCGTCCAAATTCCAGTACCACAACCTCCCGTCGCCGCCCAAGTAGACTTGTCCGGTGCAGATGCCGTTGATCGGCATTCCGATGAACCGAAGATTTTCGCCGGATGCGGATAACGGATTGCCGCGGTCGTACAGGCTGGCGATCCATTCCTTGCTGAGCTTCTTATCCGCGGGAATGATCGGATCAAAATCATTCCCATCGAAGGGTCCCGCCATGACTTTCGAACGCCCGGAAAGCAAGAGTGCGGCGTTCAAGCCGGCGGCTTGGATCAGGCGACGGCGGGGTAAGGGTGTCGGACCGCAGTCCGCGGAAGATGCGCAGCCACAGTGCGTTGTGTTGTCCGACGAGTGCTGAAGATTTTTGGTCATCGCGTGAATCGCCTTTCTTCGTCTTCGGGCGTTGGCACCAAGGAATCCGACACCGCCACAGACAGCGTTATCCGGTCCACCGGACGGCGGAGGGTCGGACATCAACGGATGCTCGTTCGCGAGCCAGAAAAACGAGAAAACGACCAATCCGATGACATTGGTCGGGGGAAAGGACCAATGGTCACGCCGATGACGTGCTTCGCTTTGATGTGGGGCGTGCCTTGAATGTCCCTCGTGCCGACAGCGGTGTCGAGACTTCGGGACGACACGCTGTTAACGTTTTGCGACGCCCAAGATGGGGCGACCAATGGACAACGCCTGTCGGGGCGTCCCGGCTTGGTCACCAAATTTGCTAATGATGCGCAAGGCTGTCGATTGCCAGCTTTGGTCCATGAATGAGGCATTCGGGATGCTGGGCACTGAAACCCAGGATTGCCGACGCGGTCACCTGTGTTCCCGTCACGTCCAATTCACGAAGGTTGCCGAGCGATTTCAGCTTAGCGAATCCTGCGTCGGTGATCTTGGTCCCGGCTAGATTCAAACGGGTGATTTTCGGCATGGTGACAAGGTCGTTCATGCAACGATCGGTTACCCCGGTCTGGCTTAAGTTCAAATTCTGAATCGTTTGGTGTCCAGAGAGACGTCCGACGGTGGTGTCGCTGATGCGGGATTCCGACAGATCCAGCGTGTGCAGGCGAGGCCAAGAAACATGGCTAAACGTTTTGTCGGTCAACTCGCATCCCGCAAGTGACAAGGTGCGGAGATTCGAGAGCTTCCCCAACCCCACGGCGGCTTGGTCGGTGATTTTCGTGTGGTCTAGAAACAGCCATTTCAGTTGGCCGAGGTCACAGACGATCCGCAGGGTTGCGTCGGTGATCGGTGTCTGTGCCAGTGAAAGAAAAACCAGGGAACGTTGGCCGGCAAGCAAATCGGCAGCATCGTCGGTGAATCGCGAACCCTTCAAGTGCACGTAGGAAAGTTGGCCGTTGATCTGGCGTACGTTGCCAGCCCCCAGGTCAATCAACTGCTGGCTAATCGACTGGCGGTTGTTGGACCGGCCGATGGTGTCGTCCGCAGGAATTTTTGGAAACCAAGCCATCGCCGCTGTCACCAGGGATGAAAAGCAAATCAGACGCAAAGGTTTCATGGTGTCTCCGGAACCGAACGAAGGCGGTACAGCGTTGGCGATACGAATCAAGGAATCAGTGGTGGTGAAAACGTGCCTTTTAAACAGGCGTGGCGCACACAGCAGCGGTGATGGAGGAATCAAAATGGTCGCGACGAACCACATCGACGTCTTCGCACCAAACAGCAACGCTGTGGTTGGGGAACACATCGGTTCGCAGATACCGAAGGACGTCGTCACCAGTTTCCGGAGTCACAACCACTTCGATGCGGACCTGTGATTCTGACGGCCGGTCCCCACATCGCAGCCGATGGCGTCCGGCTCCGCTGCAAGGTGTTGACGTGTAACCGGTGGCACCCAATTCGACGAAACGATCGACCAGTCGCGACTCCAGATCATGGTCGGCGACCACGGTCACCCTTCGCATTGTGGAAAGGCCACCTTTACGTGCCGATTGCGGGCTGGCTGCTAGCGGCTTCATCTGCGACAAACCACGGATATGGAATTGCAGGCCTTCCTGTTGGAAATCGCGTTCCATCTCTTCGAGCTTTTCCATCACGCTGTGGTCGACCAGCTTGGTGTCGGACACGTCAATGATCAGATTTCGTTTTTGAATCAGCCCGATCTGTTCGATTTGGCGACGGAACGGAATCCAGTTACTGAAGACGGCGGACTCTTTGGCCACGATCAGGCTGGTGTTGTCATCGATTTCCTGGACCTCAATGAACGGCTTGAACAGACTTTTCAGTGGAACGCCATTGGCAACGTGGATGATCAGTTTCAACAGGATTCCAGCAGCGACGCCGATCAGCAAATCGGTCGCCAAGACGACGATCAGCGTGGTGACAAAGATCGCGAGCTGTTCTTTTCCGATTCGCCAGACGTGCACAAACTCGGCCGGATGTGCCAGTCGGTATCCGGTGTAAACCAGCATGCCCGCAAGGGCTGCGAGAGGAATCTCGTGCAGCACCATGGGGATCATTGCGACACAGGCGAGCAGAAAGATCCCATGCCACATATCGGCAAATCGCGTGCGAGCACCGTTGTCGATGTTCGCTTTGGACCGCACGATTTCGGAGATCATCGGAAGTCCGCCGACCATCGACGCACACAAGTTTCCGATCCCAACGGCGACAAGGTCACGGTTCATGTTGGTTTTGCGTTTCCAAGGATCCAACAAGTCGATCGCTTTGGCGCTGAGCAGCGATTCCAGGCTGCCGATGATGAAAAACATCATCACCCATTTCCACGCTTTACCCTGTGCAAGTGCCGTGAAGTCGGGTGTGGTCACGTCGTCAAACATGCCAAAGACGCGTTCGGGCATCTTGACCAGGTATTGTTCACCCAACTGGTACTGATGTCCTTGCAGCGTATAAGAGTGCTCGTGCAGTAGGTCGAACATCAGTCCCATGGGAACGGTGACCAACAGAACGATCATTGGCGAGGGAATCTTCTTTAGCAGCCCGACCTTTTGGCCTGCCAATGGCCATAAGAACATGATCAGAATGCTGGTCATCCCGATGGCAGCGATCGCCGGGTTGGCTTCGGCAATGTAGTGCGGAATCTCGCGTAGCATTTCCAGGGGTTCACCGCCGGCGGAGACACCCAACGCCACGGGGAACTGTTTGATGATGATGATGACGCCGATCGCCGCCAACATCCCGTGCACCGCAGAAATGGGGAAAAATTCGCCCAAGATTCCGCCACGGAACAGTCCGAACAGGATTTGGATGACGGCGGCGGCCACGCCGACGGCAAGGGCGGCTTGATAGGCGGTGAAGTCAGCGTCGGTCCATCCCCCGGTCATCCCATCGCCACCGAAATCTTCGATACAGCCGATCGCAATCACGATCAAACCAGCCGCGGGACCTTTGATGGTCAGTTCACTATTGCTGATAAAGGTCGTCAGAATGGAACCGATGATGGCGGTGAAGATCCCGGCGATGGGCGGATAGCCACAAGCCAGCGAGATACCTAAGCACAGCGGCAACGCGATCAGAAAGACCAACAAGCCGGACAGAAAATCGTGCTTGAAGTACTGCACAAACCCTGACGCGTTTCCGCGAGGCGTTTCGTTTTGTTTTGTGATGGCGGCGGGGACTGCGTTATCACTCATTTTCGGTCTCCGATTGGATCCTGCGCCGTGGACACAGCGATCGCTTGAATCTGAGGCTTTTCGGTGGATGACGTGGGGAGAGAGACGGGCGGGGCGATCAACGCGTGAGATGTGCCTGGACCGTCGGTGGTGTGAAAGTCGGAATCGGGGCTGGAGGCGGCCTTGCGGTGACGGATCAGTTCAATTGCAGCGTGATAGCGTGATGCGACGCTCCACTGGGGATACAGTCCGCCAAAGATGATCAAGGTCGACAGCATCAAAACGGCAATCTTTTCGGATCGGCGGGCACGCAGTGAGAACGTGGCCAGATGACGATGGCCAGTGAAGATGCGGAAATAGGCTTGTAAGATTGCAATGCCGTTCAGTGCCGCTGCGACCACCACCGCCATTCCGATCCACGGATACACATCGACCGCGCTTTCGACCAACAGTTCGATCCCGATGAATCCGATGGTGCCCGGGAATCCGATCGAAGCCAGCCCCGTCAAAAGAAACAGTGCCGCAAGGGTGGGCATGTGTTCGTACAGACCATGGAATTCCAACATAGAGATGCGGCCCACTCGGGCTTCGACGCTTCGCAAGGTCAATCCGAAACCGCCCAGGGACAGTCCGACGGAAATCCAGACGCACAACGCACCGGTCAAACCGATGGGTGTGGCCAGTTCCAGGCCGATCAAGACCAACGAAGATTGGCTTAGCAATAGGTAACAAAAGAATCGTCGGGCTTCATGCTGGACCAGCGCCATGCATCCGGCATAGACGGCGGTGATCAAAGACACGACCGCGATACTTTGCAAGGCCCAGTCCGGTGCGATCGGTAGAACCAACCGCATCACCGCGTACGCGCCGGTCATGGGAGCGACAAACAGTAGTGCGGTGCCAAAGGTCGCCTTTTCAAACAGATCGGTCATCCAGCAATGCAGCGGAACGATGCCGGTTCGCAGCAACGCGGCAACCGTCAGAAGAGCGCCGCCAACAAACACCGCGCCGAATTCGACCAGCACTTGGCCGACCACCAACAGGGCCGCGAATACGGTCATGTGAATGGTGAACACTCGCGTGCAACGTTGACGACTTCGCAATTCCATCCAAACGGGAATCGTCGCAGCCAACAACAACCCGATGATGACCCAGGCGTTTCGGCAACTGAGCGTTGCGATCAAAACGGCTTCGGAGACTAACATCGCGTTGAAGGAAAAGCGGTTGGCTTTGGTACGCAATGTTGATAACGCGGTCAACAAACACAACAGTGCTGCCAGCGGCAACAACGGCGCGTTCAGTTCATCGATGACAAAGACATCGTGATGAAAGATCCAGCCGATGACATCCCAGTGGTCGTGGGCTTCGAAGGTTTGCAACCGTGAAAAATCGATCCATTCCCCGGTGGCACACGCCAACGTCAGGCCGCATGCAACCAAACTGACGATCCGGGCGGTCGCGGAGTTTTCCAGTCGTGTGACAACCACCGATGCGATGATCGGAATCAAGATGGAAAGCTCCATCCATGGCAAATGCAATTCCTGCATCAAACGAATTCCTCCAACGATTCGACGTGCGGACGGACGTCATCGGATTCACGTGATTGACCGCCGGATAGAAGATTGGTCCAGCGTCTTTCCATGTTGTCACACCATCGAAACAGGCGGGTGAAAGGACGCACGATGTAGTCATCCAACAATGCGTCCAGGAAACCGCGTTCAATCGCGGTGGAATACAACCGTGCTCGGAATCGCGTTGGCAGCCAACGTGCCCAAATCGTTCCGTTGCGTTGAAGGTGACCACCGATGGCGTTTTCCAGCGTGTGGTAGTCGTGCAGCAGTGTGGGGGCACGCAGCAATTGCAGCGTCCGCAGGCAGGCATGTCCGATAATGTGGATCAATGCCAGGTAACGCAGCCCACAACCAATTTCGACCACGATGATCCCGACCTGGGTCAGCGAGGCGAACGCTAGGGCGCTCTTGATATCGGTCTGCACGCGTGCGGTCAGGGTGCCAAAGACGGCGGAGATCAGGCCCACCGAAATAACAGCGGCACGCAAAAGTGGGGACGCATCTAATAGCGGGCCGACGCGAAGCAAAAGGTACGCACCCAAGTGCACCGACAATGCGCCGTAAAAGATCGCACTGGACGGTGTGGGGCCTTCCATCGCCCGAGGAAGCCAGCCGGAAAACGGTACCAAAGCGGATTTGCCCATCGCCGCCAGCAATAACAATGCACCGACGAATAACGCATGCGACTGCGTGATCGCAACGTGGCCTTCGGGCCAAACGCCCGTCCCCATCAGGGCGTCGAAATCGCCGGCCCCGGTCAAGTGGTGCAGCGTCAAGGCGGCGATCAAGAATGCCGCGTCAGAAACGCGATAAATGCTCCAAACGCGTTGGCCATTTCGAACCGGGTTGGTGCGTTCGTGAAAATACGCCACCAGCAACGCCGATGACAGGCCCACCAGTTCCCATCCAAAAAACAGTGTTTCAATCGTGCCGGCCAGCGATGACACAATCATGCCCAACAGAAAGACGCTGAACAGGACAAAGAATCGGTTGTAACCCGGTTCACGGTGCAGATACCGGCTGGCAAATGCACTGACCGTTCCGCAAAGAACGAAGGACAGAATTGTGAAGGGTACCGAAAGCCGATCGAAAACGAATTTCAAATGAAAGTGGAAGTGTTGTTGGGGAATGACGACCCAATTGCCCAATTCAATGGGGACAAATCGCCGATCGGTCACCAACATCAATCCTAAGATCGCAATAATCGCGACCAATCCAACGACGACCGAAGTTTCGGTCAAGCGTGCGGAGGTTCGCTCGCTAATCTTTTGATCCAGCAGTGACGTCACCGCCAAGACCGCCAACAGCACCGCGGGGCTGATCACCACGACCAGGCCGAGCGCGAAATAGCATTGATCCAACGTCATGCCGGGTCTCCTTGTTGCGGGGTGTTGGCCGACAGGATGGATGCGAATCCCAAGTGTTCGCGATGTCCGGCGTACCAATCCGGCGACGAATTGACCGCCGGAATTTCTCGTTCATGCGGCGCGTACATCAGAAAATCATCCTTGACCCAGCGATGGACGCGTCCGGATTCCGGATCGAAGACCGCCAGTTGCACCCATCCGCCTTTGACCAGTCGGGCAATTGCATCGTTGTCGTCGATGATGCGTTTCATCGCCTGCGGCGTGGATTCGATCACGAACAACAACCGGACCGGTTCATGGATTTCAACCATCTGCCAAGGCAAGCCCGGACGCAGGTCGCTTTCGGCACCGTCCATCACACCCAGCAGGGATGTGATGTTGTGCGGAAGCTTGGTCCCGCATCCGTATCCGATGGGATCGACATAGGAAAAGTAGTATTCCAAGTTGATCCCGGCACACACCGGAATGACCGCTTGCAGCATCTGTTCCAGAATGGAACTGCGATCGTCGTCTTGCGTCGGGTCATAGGATGTCAGGAACGCGCGGCGATCCAAAAACAATCCGCGACTCCATTCACGTCGGCCGACGAAACACAGGGCATTGGTGGCATGGCCGTATTCCGGCCGTGTTTGGGAGAGGTCTTCAGCCCGTCCTTCGACGTGTCGCAGGGCTTCGTCAAAGTCGACCGAATCACCGGCCGATTCGAAACGCCGGCATCGTTCGTGGGCACTGCGTTTTCGCGCTTCGTCGATATCCGCCTTGGCCGCCTCGAATCGCTGACGGTGCCGCAAAGGCACGCGGTCCAAGTCATACCAAGACATCGTGTCATCACACGTGTTGTGGTATCCACCGAGGAAGAAGGTCGAGTCAGGAATCGTCAATCCGCGATCGGCCAATTGCGATCGGACGCGTGGATCGTTGGCCATTTGGGCGAACGCGCGGGCGTTGGGGCCGCCACGACCGCCGCCGCATGCGCCGCAATCATGTGCGGCTTCGTGTGGGTTGTTCAGGCTGGCCGATCCGTGGCCACAGATGACCACTAACTCGGACAACAAGTCAGGGTTGGCAAGCCCGAGGGCTCTCAGGCCACCTTCGACGATGTTGCACATTTCATCGACGCAATATCCGATATTCCCGTTGTCCGATCCGGGGTCTGGTTTCAGTCTTTCCAAGCATAACTCGGTCGATTGCGTGCGAACGATGGACCCGAACCACCGCCGGATTTGGGCCGTGGTTCTGGGGA is a genomic window containing:
- a CDS encoding proton-conducting transporter transmembrane domain-containing protein, which encodes MQELHLPWMELSILIPIIASVVVTRLENSATARIVSLVACGLTLACATGEWIDFSRLQTFEAHDHWDVIGWIFHHDVFVIDELNAPLLPLAALLCLLTALSTLRTKANRFSFNAMLVSEAVLIATLSCRNAWVIIGLLLAATIPVWMELRSRQRCTRVFTIHMTVFAALLVVGQVLVEFGAVFVGGALLTVAALLRTGIVPLHCWMTDLFEKATFGTALLFVAPMTGAYAVMRLVLPIAPDWALQSIAVVSLITAVYAGCMALVQHEARRFFCYLLLSQSSLVLIGLELATPIGLTGALCVWISVGLSLGGFGLTLRSVEARVGRISMLEFHGLYEHMPTLAALFLLTGLASIGFPGTIGFIGIELLVESAVDVYPWIGMAVVVAAALNGIAILQAYFRIFTGHRHLATFSLRARRSEKIAVLMLSTLIIFGGLYPQWSVASRYHAAIELIRHRKAASSPDSDFHTTDGPGTSHALIAPPVSLPTSSTEKPQIQAIAVSTAQDPIGDRK
- a CDS encoding SulP family inorganic anion transporter; its protein translation is MSDNAVPAAITKQNETPRGNASGFVQYFKHDFLSGLLVFLIALPLCLGISLACGYPPIAGIFTAIIGSILTTFISNSELTIKGPAAGLIVIAIGCIEDFGGDGMTGGWTDADFTAYQAALAVGVAAAVIQILFGLFRGGILGEFFPISAVHGMLAAIGVIIIIKQFPVALGVSAGGEPLEMLREIPHYIAEANPAIAAIGMTSILIMFLWPLAGQKVGLLKKIPSPMIVLLVTVPMGLMFDLLHEHSYTLQGHQYQLGEQYLVKMPERVFGMFDDVTTPDFTALAQGKAWKWVMMFFIIGSLESLLSAKAIDLLDPWKRKTNMNRDLVAVGIGNLCASMVGGLPMISEIVRSKANIDNGARTRFADMWHGIFLLACVAMIPMVLHEIPLAALAGMLVYTGYRLAHPAEFVHVWRIGKEQLAIFVTTLIVVLATDLLIGVAAGILLKLIIHVANGVPLKSLFKPFIEVQEIDDNTSLIVAKESAVFSNWIPFRRQIEQIGLIQKRNLIIDVSDTKLVDHSVMEKLEEMERDFQQEGLQFHIRGLSQMKPLAASPQSARKGGLSTMRRVTVVADHDLESRLVDRFVELGATGYTSTPCSGAGRHRLRCGDRPSESQVRIEVVVTPETGDDVLRYLRTDVFPNHSVAVWCEDVDVVRRDHFDSSITAAVCATPV
- a CDS encoding proton-conducting transporter transmembrane domain-containing protein, with the translated sequence MTLDQCYFALGLVVVISPAVLLAVLAVTSLLDQKISERTSARLTETSVVVGLVAIIAILGLMLVTDRRFVPIELGNWVVIPQQHFHFHLKFVFDRLSVPFTILSFVLCGTVSAFASRYLHREPGYNRFFVLFSVFLLGMIVSSLAGTIETLFFGWELVGLSSALLVAYFHERTNPVRNGQRVWSIYRVSDAAFLIAALTLHHLTGAGDFDALMGTGVWPEGHVAITQSHALFVGALLLLAAMGKSALVPFSGWLPRAMEGPTPSSAIFYGALSVHLGAYLLLRVGPLLDASPLLRAAVISVGLISAVFGTLTARVQTDIKSALAFASLTQVGIIVVEIGCGLRYLALIHIIGHACLRTLQLLRAPTLLHDYHTLENAIGGHLQRNGTIWARWLPTRFRARLYSTAIERGFLDALLDDYIVRPFTRLFRWCDNMERRWTNLLSGGQSRESDDVRPHVESLEEFV